A genome region from Hevea brasiliensis isolate MT/VB/25A 57/8 chromosome 9, ASM3005281v1, whole genome shotgun sequence includes the following:
- the LOC110654917 gene encoding cytochrome P450 CYP736A12 has translation MSPFILAILVILLGSFICSLCAASFRPRRQRKNDPQLPPGPPALPIIGNLHMLGKLPHRSLRQLAKKYGPIMSMRLGSVLAIVVSSPQAAELFLKTHDLLFASRPMLQASLYMSYGNKGMAFSEYGPYWRSVRKLCTSQLLSASKIEYFAPMRREEVGLLFDSLKKAAAAREVVDISFSVGDLIQNMTCRMVFGEAKNSEFDLKPLAKENLNLAGAFNIADYVPFLGAFDLQGLTKRMKSFSKAMDTILEKIICEHERAARWKKKQQMKDFVDVLLSLMNQPMTSNEEVLYTLDRTNIKAILIDMIVASFDTSATSIEWTLSELFRHPAAMKRLQDELQTVFGLDKMVEEKDLFNLPYLDMVIKESSRLYPVGPLLLPRNCMEETIIDGYHIPKNARIIVNAWAIGRDPNAWSDNAEEFLPERFADTSIDLRGHDFQLLPFGSGRRGCPGMQLGLTITRFVLAQLVHCFNWELPDGVLPNELDMSEIFGLSMPRANHLVAVPKYRLRV, from the exons ATGTCTCCTTTCATCTTAGCCATACTAGTGATTCTGCTGGGATCATTCATTTGCAGTCTATGCGCTGCCTCATTCCGGCCACGGAGACAACGAAAAAATGACCCGCAGCTACCTCCTGGACCCCCAGCCTTACCAATCATCGGTAACCTCCACATGCTAGGCAAACTCCCCCATCGATCCCTTCGTCAGTTAGCCAAAAAGTATGGACCTATCATGTCCATGAGACTAGGCTCTGTGCTCGCCATTGTTGTATCATCACCACAAGCTGCCGAGCTATTTCTCAAGACCCACGACTTATTATTCGCTAGCCGTCCCATGTTACAAGCTTCCCTTTACATGTCCTATGGCAACAAGGGCATGGCTTTTTCGGAGTATGGCCCTTACTGGCGTAGCGTCAGGAAATTGTGCACTTCACAACTTCTTTCTGCGTCGAAAATTGAGTACTTTGCTCCGATGAGGAGGGAGGAGGTGGGGTTGCTGTTTGATTCGCTGAAGAAAGCTGCGGCGGCGCGTGAGGTTGTGGATATTAGTTTCAGTGTGGGAGACCTGATTCAGAACATGACTTGCAGGATGGTTTTTGGGGAAGCTAAAAATAGTGAATTTGATTTAAAGCCGCTGGCTAAGGAGAATTTGAACTTGGCAGGAGCTTTCAATATTGCTGACTATGTTCCTTTTTTAGGAGCATTTGATCTTCAG GGATTGACAAAACGTATGAAGTCATTTAGCAAGGCAATGGACACAATCTTGGAGAAGATAATTTGTGAACATGAAAGGGCAGCTCGATGGAAAAAGAAGCAGCAAATGAAGGATTTCGTTGATGTGTTACTTTCTTTGATGAACCAACCCATGACATCCAATGAAGAGGTGCTTTACACGCTCGATAGAACCAACATAAAAGCTATCTTAATAGACATGATCGTAGCTTCATTTGACACTTCGGCCACTAGCATTGAGTGGACACTCTCAGAACTCTTCAGACATCCTGCTGCAATGAAACGTCTACAAGATGAGTTGCAGACTGTTTTTGGATTGGATAAAATGGTGGAGGAGAAAGATTTGTTCAATCTTCCATATTTAGATATGGTTATAAAAGAAAGCTCGAGGTTATATCCTGTCGGGCCACTGCTACTTCCTCGTAACTGCATGGAGGAGACAATAATTGATGGGTATCATATACCGAAGAATGCAAGAATTATAGTGAATGCTTGGGCAATTGGACGAGATCCTAATGCCTGGTCGGATAATGCAGAAGAATTTTTGCCAGAAAGGTTTGCTGATACAAGTATAGACCTTCGAGGACACGATTTTCAGCTTCTCCCATTTGGTTCTGGGCGCAGAGGATGCCCTGGAATGCAACTGGGATTAACCATCACTCGATTTGTTTTGGCTCAATTAGTGCATTGTTTTAACTGGGAGCTCCCAGATGGTGTGTTGCCTAATGAGTTGGACATGAGTGAGATATTTGGCCTCTCGATGCCTAGAGCTAACCATTTGGTTGCGGTGCCAAAGTATCGATTGCGTGTTTGA